The genomic interval tgtgtaataaatctatatagtATAGGAGTttccctttttgaattgaattactgaaataaattaactttttgatgatattctaattaatttagAAGGACTAAtcatttcttaaagggccagtgtaatTTTAAAGATCTTTAAGTATTTATTACTCAATGTATAGCGTACATAGTGGAGACAAGGTGGCTTCTATAGGGCCAATAGAGGGAAAGAGCCCAACTCAGGTTACACCATCTTTCTTGTAGCTAGGCTTTACTTCACCTGGTGCCAAGACTCAGTTTGCCACCCTAGCCCTGAATCTAAATACCCTGGTCAAGGCAGAGTTTTAGCTTCTATGGGGCAGATTACTATCACAATAATAAGTTaattggcgcttgtttgctccttctacatggagcaatgattgtAGCTATATGTGGACCATTGATCGCTAATAAGATCGTTCATCACCAAAGAGTGCGTatactgtcggcagcacatttcctgtTCACACGGGTAGACGTGCCGCTGAACAATGACCATTTTCATGGCAGCATAAGAGATCCGATCAGCTGGCGATTGAGCAATTGCTCGTTCGGTGGCTGATCACTGCCCCGTTTACACAAGCCAATGATCAGGAATCCGCGTTCGTTCACCCGATAATCGACCCGTGCATAAGGGCCTTTAGGTCTCAGGTTGGTACCATCCCTAGGTTGTAAGCAACTGCTATGTGGCTCACAGAGATACGAGGCCCTGTCTTGATTGGTCCCATCCATTTTGCTATTGGGTGGCGTATATATGGGCAGGACCACCCTCTCCTGAGGAACTCTGCCTAAAAGTCATACAACGGGCTTAGAGGGGGAACAAACACCAGGCCATCTGTCCTGGGTGGAAAAATCTGGTACCATGATTAGGGGCCCATTTTAgtctttgctatgaggcccccTCTCTTCTGTGAGCACCACTGGACCATCCACCTTCCCCATTGTAGTCACCTACTCAATCACCTGGCAAGAGTGGTGGTATGAAGTGGTGCTGGGTATGGGgttgtctaaaggcccttttacactggccaattatcgggcaaacgagcgttcaaagaacgctggttctcgatcattgccctgtgtaaacaggacagcgatcagtgatcagtaaactatacgatcaggcggctgatcgtatagttttaaaagtgcaaactattatcgttgtcggcagcacaatctctctgtgtaaaccgggagacgcgctgccgacatgataataatgtatggggacgagcgatcggagtaacgagctgtTTCAGTGATGGGCTCTCGTGGCATCGCCCAAAATGTcctgtgtaaaagtaccttaactTTAAATTTTGATCTGGAGCCCCCTCTTTTCCTCATTGGAAGTTGACTTTTACCTGGATTGTATTGCAGGACAATGATATGTCTGTCTGTGTTGTTCAGGAATGGAATTTGGCCATGGAAATAAGTTTCTATGTATTTCCAATACGTTTCCAATCCTGACTGCCTGCTAGTGATGTAAGTGTGGGGCCGGTCCGGGAGATACAATGAGGCATTGTCTGTTTCTTCTTAGCAGCCAGTGAGAGGTTGATGTGATGGGAAAATACCATGAGGCAGGTCGTCCGAGCGCATGAGAAAAGTGTGGGGTCCGGACAGCAACTGCAGCATTCAGGTCACTTGTGGCTACACGCAGACATGGCTTCTTTATTGTTATGGTGACTTCTACAATTTGGTTTATAGGGAATTTGCCAGGTAAGGTATATcttgtatatatttattaaaatagcTTTTAATCCGTCATTAGGGGATTTTAtaggtgccagattatcagaagattctggattatcagaacgACGTAGATAAATACATAAACTTACTTGCAAAGAAAGACCCAAAACAATACATATTGTAAAAATATCTGCCAGTCTGCAGTCTGTTTTGCTCCTGATTTTGTGAAATTCTACATTATATTGCAGTCAGATTATCACATTTTCTAGATTATCAGATGCCAGATGAAAGGAATTTTACGGTATATTTCCTGAATAGTAAATATATTTACCTGATGTGAAGTTCCGCCCGTTGGACAACTTTATATATAAGGGAATTGTATTGCAAGCAACTCTCTAATATACTTCTATTACCTGAATTGTTTATTGCGCTGCTGCTTTGTTAATGGGATTTTTGTGAGATCCATCAACAGCAATCTGCTGTATAAGGTGGGTTTTTACAAAACTTTTCCTAGATTTTGGCTTTGTTATGAGTTCCTGATATAGTGTGGTAGTTTAATATTAAATATCCTCACTAGGGAAATTTAAAGACGTTCTCCAACTAAAAATCTGATTACTAAGGCAGAATGAGATCTGAGATAGCATGGCTACACTGGGGCCAAACTGCTCTTCCCCTTCTCTTTTCACAGCAAAAGCCAAACCAGCTGTGAGATGGACTGGTTGCTTGGGATATACTACCTAAGGGACCGCCTTTCATATATGGTTGCCAGGCACcacatccctagcaaccagtctgtctgagATTACTCCGCTGACTAAGCACTTTGTTGGGGGTTGGGAAGAGATAATGAAGTTTAGTTTTCAGGCAGAGCTGGCGTCAGAACTCGGTGAACCCGGGCATGTGCCGGGGCCCACTGTCCttggggggggggcccactcggccgacgGGTGCTGACGCAGCCGTCATTACTACTTTTAGGAGTGGAAACTCCggccagaatgttgccgacgcATTGGACGGTGATTCCACTCCTGGTGGAGCCCCagatgtcactgtccgtatatggacagtgaattcaggggcttctcctggagcggaatccctatctactagcactatctacagagggcactatgggggcacaaaatgggggcctaacttctatatgggggcacaaagttttctgtaattttactgccgccgtgagtacccccgcaaaggggcccactgtcTGTGTCGCCCAGGGGCCCACATaagcctggagccggccctgattaCAGGCATTCCACTTTTCTCGATCTCCTACTGctctattaatcagatttttataATAGTAGATTCAGGAGGAGACCCTCTTTAGGCATTTGTGTATTGAGCCACATTACAGAGACGTCTCCTTCCCTTCCTTTGCTTGCAGCAATCTCTTGGTCTAGTTTTAAGACTATGActtaatagaataaaaaaatacgcCAGTCAATTGCTCCATACCCACAAGATGCATTAGTAGAGGATCATCGTCTGGAAAAAATCAGGATATACATTAATGTCCTGTAACAATCAATGGCATTAGAAGTTTGGCTCGTATCCAAGGGCCAACTCAGAGCCGTTACTCACAACCTAccacaaaaaataacattcacaCGTCATGATGCTACTTAAACCAGACAGAAGATCTAAAGGGATGCGTTATAGCAACATGTGTCAGTATAGATCTTGATGAGATTCTCCTTGAAGTGAATGTCCAccaataggtccaaaattctgtgctgattaatttcttaatatatctttatagtgtttggagctctgtttttctgatatggagctccaaatcctctgcatacaCATAagtgtaaataataaaattctggcttcctgtagtcaccactagggggagtttaccgcatactgtttatatattgatctcaataataacagtgagctccctctagtggtgactgcaggaagaCAGAATTTTACATCTACATCCATGCATGGGATTTGAAGCTCTGGATAAGAAAAACTCCgacctctataaagatatattaagaaattattcagTACAGATTTTCCGACCTAAAAACCTGTTAAAAAGTGGACATTCACAAAAACGTTAATGGACATTTTACCAGACCCTCCAAGTGTACCTATATGGGAGGTACCTCCAAGACGACCGGAGAGTATTGTGCAAGGGTCCTATTAATTAGAAAAGGATCCGTGAATGATACTTTCCAAGTGTCATACAGTTGCCACGACAACTGTACCGTCCAGCGTGCAGGAGCGTTTCTTTACGCCCGATGTGAGGTTGGGGCGGGAGATCACATGTGGAGGTACACTATAACTGTTTTGACAAATGGTGCCGCTTTTACCAATGCTTTATGAATGGGCGTTGGCACTTATAGGAAGCTGTGGCTGACACTAATGGGTACACTTTTTGGCGTTTGTAGATTACTGTAGCTGACATTTATGGGCACAATGGCCTGAGTTTATGGAAACTCTGGTTGGCACTTATAGGAACTCTCCGGCTGACAATTATTGGGCATTGGTGGTCCCTCATAGAGAATTaaggacatttttttattaataggGTGTTGTGACTGTTACTGTTTTATGAGCCATTCTGGTGGGTTTGTTCtcttatggggggcattaaaaaaaatgttacgtgaaaaatatatgtatgtatgttggaggTAGGggtatctatatatattttttttatgtcaagaATTTTGTAGGGGTTGCTTTCCtaccacaatattgtatggcctaatAGGGTCCGACCTCTAAAACCCCAACAGGTTGAGTCTTTGCTTTTCATTGTCTAATTGAGATAAAGTTGTGATCAAGGGGGATTTTCCTGAACGTCCTGTCATCCCCCAGCTTCTCACCAGCCTGGGATAGCTGATAACTGAGAACACTAGATTGCATTCAACTGTACAGCAAATAGACTTACTACTATACGACTAATCCAACATTGTGTGAGTATTTCTAAGTATTCACATAAAAAAATGACTAATTTTAGTTGGTTTTCCTCCTCCTGAGGTATATTACTAGACCTCGTACATTCCAATGGTATGTGAAAGACAAGTAGGGTACAGAGTGTAACGTCTTTCCTGTAGAGTGATGATTTTTCACCATTCGACTCCTGGGAGTCATTTTACAGGATCAGGACGAGTTTCAGAAAGGAGCTTTGTAAATTGTCAAGTCCTAGATCAGTGGACCTGTGCGGCCGAAGAGGGGACATTAGTGAGGTTTGCAAGGAAATAACATTGATGTTCTTTATACAGTCGTTTGCATGGAATTTCTCATATCTAACATTTGAGATTCGGCAGCTGATAAATACCCCAAACCAGCTCTCAGGGGTGTTCTAGAGCAGTGTATCTGGGGTACCACAGGTTGGGAACCTAGGTTCTAGAGCGCTGGTGCTGCCTTCAAGgcctttctttatttttttgtggacttTACAGCCCAAATTATTTAAGCTCTTGGGTATGAATGTGTCCTTTGCTTTTCTATGTATGCCCTGCATGTGTCCCAACATGGGATGAGAATCGAGATGAACATAATCCCAAAACATTGTCTTCAATCCAACAAAGAAAAAGTGTTCGGATATATTTTACTATAGGGATACCCATTGGTAAATGGAGAGACCTACATAAGGTTTTTAGGGAAAATGAGAATGACTTTTTATGCCAGACCACGATATCGCTACGTTTACGGTCACTTTTCCATGGTAAATTGGAACATCATACAGGCAAAACCTCTATTTGGGAACTCCTCTAATAGCCAAAGCAGAGATGATAAgagaaaggcctcatgcacacaaccgtagttttgcGGCCTCACAATCCGCAATTCCAGATAGTATGGGACACattctatcctatgggccaatgcacacgacagtggtttCTACAGTCCGTGCATTgttcgggagcctggaccgcataaAAACAGGGCCAGTCCTTTTACGGGCCGCATTTGCGATCCGAGCTCCttaaagtcaatgcacatcttgtgcaCATGGCTtcggttgtgtgcatgaagccaAACTCCCTTTCTGGTAGTCTTGGTGCGACCATATATCATATGGTTGCCAATTTtagctaaaggggttttccagtcctaagaaattcaaTGGCCTTTGATTATCGGGGGTGCCGGGTTGTCGgacaccgatcagatattaatggcccatcctgaggataggccattaatttcttAGGACTGAAACCTTCCTTTAACTTCTactagtagtactactaccataTATAATATGGATATAAGGGGGACTGCATTTAGAAAAGGGGTGGTCCTGTTGAGACAATCTATTTATTTAAGTGATCATGTCCTTTTGTTTGGTGCTAACAATCAATGTAGTGCCATGGCCCCTTCATTTTGCTGATTTATGGGGGTCCCACCGATCATACTTTGATGGCCTGTCCCCAGGCTAGACCATCAatagaaaataatgaaaaacccatTTTAACTTAATTCAGCTAAAACCAGTATCGTAACTAGGGGATACTGGCGGGGCAAATGCCCCTGGGTGATGCATGCCAGGAGGGGCACTAACAAGCCATTCTACCTTGGCCAGAGTAATTAGATACAGAACTAGGGCAGGGAGCTGAATCGTTGTCGCAGGTGGAGAAAAGCCTAGCAATAGCAAtgacgggaaaaaaaaatatttttgagaaTTAATTGAAGCGTATTAtgtagtgtttttattttttttaattttttttaccacaattatatattatatatcttgAGCACAATCATGTTTACACTTCTCTTCTTTTGTAGTAAGTGTCATTGACTATGGGGGCCCAGGAAGATCAAAGGGAGGCATCGTCTTCAAAGACCGCTCTTCAGAATTATTCATCTCATATGAGGACATTTGAGATTTTAAACATTTGGCCGTAGACACGGGAGAGAGAAGTTGCTCGAACATGACGCCCTGCAGGATGCAGTGGCACCTCGTCCTGCTAAACTTCATGACATGTGGCCTCGAGATCTGTGTGGCAGCTGGCATCACGTACGTCCCCCCATTGCTCTTGGAGGCTGGAGTGGAAGAGCAGTACATGACCATGGTTTTGGGTAAGTTGTTactattatttttgtattattataaaaaatgttttatatatattacattgtatactgtatattttttattgagtCTGGGAAAAGTGGCTACCAGTAAAGCCCTGTAAGGTATTATAACTCCATATTCCTAGAGTTGTAATTGTGCCATACTGGTTGTCATCCTTCTTTCCCAGGAACAAAAATTCTATGAATCAAGGTCTTATATTTACTATTATTGTTGTACTTGTGGATTTGCTGCAGGCCGCGTCACATTTGTGTATCTAAAcactccttttgcctcattcttgtGGTGTTTGGTGTCTGTTACAGTAATCCCCTGTTACAGATGCCCTGAAGGGCACATGAAAAGTGGCTTCACCGAGTGTTATGATCTAACATCAAACCCGTCTGCACATGATAAAAGGAACTTAAGTGTAAAGTTTCAGTTAAAGGTTTTAGAAGTGTGATCTTCTTTTGTAATACTTTTGTTTGAGGGGTGAGGGTAAAATTTGCGTTCAAGGCCAAATATCTCATGGATCAACCAAGAGGCTTATGATACGTAAGTCTTTGTTTTGCTTCAGCCCCCTCAAGTACATCacttacctagagtcagtgtgaggaatggcaagaagatttatTGGCtctactttcaacaaacttcatgATATTTTATTTGAGACCCTTAGGTGAGGGTTGGCCTTAATAATAGGCCATCTATAGTTAGTCAGACGGGCTGCTCTGGACTGAGATTTGTGATGTCACTGCACTAGAGTGACATCATTTAGTGTAAGATGCCAATCAAACAGTTCAATGTCAAGCAATTTTACCTTTACACCCTGATATTTACATGGAGTGGAAGGGTGACCAGACTATTTAGTCTACCCCTGAAAACAAGACTATTGATAGTAATATAATAAACCGTTAAATGTCTTCTAAAGACCAAACTCTGATCTAATCCAGATCTTTGCTTCGATGAATTTTCAATTTCCTTATACTCTATGTATAGTGGCTCTCTTCTTTGAGAGGACTTCCTTTCCTAGCACTCTTCACTGCTAAGTATTTTTCATAGGGACCGGAATATATATTATGTTCTTCCTCATGGTAATCTCATTAAAAAATACCCCAGATATCTATTTTCCCTTCAGCCTGAAATGGCTAGTAATCCCGCTACACAACGATTGCAGACCACCTAGATCATATTTGTACATGGATGTTATCAACATCAAAAATACCTTAAAAGTCCTGAAATTTTTAGGAAATTCTGATTGATGAGTAATAGGACATTGCCTCCAGCAAATCGATAGCTCCAATAATGAAAAAATTCCTTTTTAATGACAACTTTTTGAATACTTTCTCTTTAAGGTATTGGACCCGTCCTTGGACTAATCCTTGTGCCACTGATTGGATCAGCTAGTGATAATTGCCAAAGCAACTATGGTAGGAGACGACCATTCATCTGGCTGCTATCTGTTGGTGTCCTCCTGTCACTGTTTATCATTCCTCATGCAGACTTTTTGGCTTCCTACTTCTCCTACGGTGGGAATCGTGTCCATGTTTTCTTCCTTATTTTCGGTGTGGGATTGCTTGACTGTTGTGTACAGGTGTGCTTTACCCCACTGGAAGCTCTTCTCTCTGACCTTTATCATGATGATGAGAGTTGTGGTCAAGCCTTCGCCATGTTCTCATTAATGATTAGCGTTGGTGGTTGTATTGGATACTTACTGACCTCCGTCAACTGGAATTATTCGTACGTGTCACTTTACCTTGGTGGAAAAGATGAGTGCCTGTTTCTATTATTGACTGTAATATTTGTAATAAGTGTCCTTGTAACAATGAAGACTGTAGAAGAACATGACCATGGTCAACAAGCTCTGGACCTCAAACCTTCGGTGACCTCTATGTCCTTCACCAGAGGATGTTGTATACCAAAATGGAAGCTACGTTCTTGGAAATGTAACCCAATATTTTGCTTGTTGAGTCTTTGCTGGTCTGTTACCCCTAGGATTTATCACAGTTACTGTCGCATCCCAGCGGTTATGAAACAGCTATGTGCTGCCCAGTTATGTAGCTGGATGGCGGTCATGTCTTTCATGCTATTCTACACAGATTTTGTTGGTGAGGGACTGTACAAAGGTATTCCAAGTGCGGCTCCCGGAACAGAGTCAAGGATTCGATATGATGAAGGTACTTTTCTTGTTGTGAGCTGATTTAGTCACACTATTGTTTTGCTAATTTCCAACTTTTTACTGACCTTGTAAGATGTTACATAATTTTATCAATCCCACCTTATACAATGGGTCCCTCTTTCGAAAGCTGATCTTGGTGTGGGAGGAGGTCCGCTTTTTGGGTGTTTGATGGTTTTACTCTTCAGTGTGTTCCCTGTTATGTATAAACCTCCACCATACTAgataaaaatttgaaaaaggtGGAGTTATGTGTGTAAATTGACATAAGCCGCACTCTGTCGTAGTCCGGCTC from Rhinoderma darwinii isolate aRhiDar2 chromosome 3, aRhiDar2.hap1, whole genome shotgun sequence carries:
- the LOC142748782 gene encoding solute carrier family 45 member 3-like; protein product: MTPCRMQWHLVLLNFMTCGLEICVAAGITYVPPLLLEAGVEEQYMTMVLGIGPVLGLILVPLIGSASDNCQSNYGRRRPFIWLLSVGVLLSLFIIPHADFLASYFSYGGNRVHVFFLIFGVGLLDCCVQVCFTPLEALLSDLYHDDESCGQAFAMFSLMISVGGCIGYLLTSVNWNYSYVSLYLGGKDECLFLLLTVIFVISVLVTMKTVEEHDHGQQALDLKPSVTSMSFTRGCCIPKWKLRSWKCNPIFCLLSLCWSVTPRIYHSYCRIPAVMKQLCAAQLCSWMAVMSFMLFYTDFVGEGLYKGIPSAAPGTESRIRYDEGIRMGSLGLFLQCATSTFFSMIINKLAKQFGSRKVYLSSMITFTSSALVICLSQNIVVVTIMSSLTGFAYATLQTLPYTLICLYHKEKEVFMPGPAVPNIRNENIEEPVYFSPNIPSSHQNGTLKHKGHNNEESIYMTQKLDSYVPSEDHPYYPTDNNNQMADRDDKSGKDVYAKRGIGLDFATLDSTFLLSQVFPSFFMGMFVQLMESVTVYIASSVVFGVFAIYLANRVVFDQKDL